A genome region from Cryptococcus neoformans var. neoformans B-3501A chromosome 8, whole genome shotgun sequence includes the following:
- a CDS encoding hypothetical protein (HMMPfam hit to Ssl1, Ssl1-like, score: 407.5, E(): 1.6e-119), with product MPLDLNYAPGSEDEEEDNIDDEDFPGPSSRRQARGAAGKGKGKNKDTGRQAWEGEYQKSWDIVQEDESGSLESAVETLLARGRRKRALMSDTPVRRSIIRHVFIIIDLSESMLDKDYRPTRFEVILGYLRTYVVEWFDQNPLGQIGVIAMRDRLSEVLIPMGGNPEEIVRALSDKRKLEPSGEPSLQNGLVMAKGGMAHLPSTSSLEILVIFSAISTADPDGPITIHNVLDTLATGHIRTSILSLSGEIKICKQIAERTGGKFGVALDQEHLKDLLWETIPPPATTIAPVTANVRSALAAGGRGPNQTGERAPAGDLMVMGFPIRLPLGGETMCACHGLLRKGGYLCPRCGSKLCDVPTDCEVCGLMVVSSPHLARSFWFLFPVANYGPLSIEDVVESSETCFGCDSEFSDATAINAGVAQVEDGVSPTGRYRCAKCKHDFCADCDLYIHDTLHTCPGCS from the exons ATGCCTCTCGATCTCAACTATGCACCAGGGtctgaagatgaagaggaggacaacatcgatgacgaggaCTTCCCAGGCCCATCTTCACGGAGGCAAGCTAGAGGAGCTGCtggaaagggcaagggcaagaacAAGGAC ACCGGAAGGCAGGCTTGGGAAGGGGAGTACCAGAAGTCATGGGATATCGTtcaagaggatgagagcgGCTCCCTAGAGTCTGCCGTAGAGACTCTGCTTGCACGAGGCAGACGGAAAAG AGCGTTGATGTCAGATACTCCCGTGAGACGGTCTATTATCCGGCACGTGTTCATTATCATCGACTTGTCAGAATCCATGTTAGATAAGGACTACCGGCCGACAAG ATTCGAGGTCATCCTAGGATACCTCCGAACATATGTCGTCGAGTGGTTTGATCAGAATCCTCTAGGCCAGATCGGTGTCATTGCCATGCGTGATCGATTATCAGAAGTCTTGATACCCATGGGAGGCAA TCCCGAAGAGATTGTTCGCGCCCTTTCGGACAAGCGTAAACTCGAACCGTCAGGCGAACCGTCCCTCCAAAACGGTCTTGTCATGGCCAAGGGCGGTATGGCCCATTTACCCTCTACCTCTTCCCTTGAaatcctcgtcatcttctccgcTATATCCACCGCCGACCCCGACGGACCGATCACTATTCACAATGTGCTCGATACTCTGGCAACAGGGCATATACGTacatccatcctctctctctcggGAGAAATCAAGATTTGTAAACAAATTGCCGAGCGGACGGGAGGTAAATTCGGTGTAGCTCTGGATCAAGAACATTTAAAAGATTTGTTATGGGAAACTATCCCTCCGCCCGCGACGACCATCGCACCCGTCACAGCCAATGTCCGTTCAGCACTCGCCGCTGGTGGCCGTGGTCCGAACCAAACAGGGGAGCGAGCGCCTGCAGGCGATCTCATGGTGATGGGGTTCCCTATTCGCTTACCCCTTGGCGGAGAAACAATGTGTGCCTGTCATGGGTTGTTGAGAAAGGGAGGATATCTCTGTCCGAGATGTGGGAGTAAGCTTTGTGATGTACCGACGGATTGTGAGGTATGTGGGTTGATGGTGGTTAGCAGTCCCCATCTCGCTCGAAG CTTCTGGTTCTTATTCCCTGTGGCCAATTATGGTCCATTATCTATCGAGGATGTGGTGGAATCGAGCGAGACATGCTTTGGGTGTGATAGCGAGTTTTCCGAT GCTACCGCGATCAATGCTGGCGTAGCCCAAGTTGAAGATGGTGTGAGCCCCACGGGACGGTATAGATGCGCCAAGTGCAAGCATGATTTCTGTGCCGACTGTGATCTCTACATCCACGACACACTACACACCTGCCCTGGGTGTTCGTAA
- a CDS encoding hypothetical protein (Match to ESTs gb|CF193293.1|CF193293, gb|CF192428.1|CF192428, gb|CF189300.1|CF189300; HMMPfam hit to Vps55, Vacuolar protein sorting 55, score: 116.8, E(): 5e-32), producing MTAGLKTVILLSFILAAGFLLVILSCALWANWLPLLVALTFILAPFPNWICSRCASADDLSPEFNSAYIDFGRFLTGMLVMTGLSLPLLLTHSALIQPAACWMSIAGGMLVYGTILVYAGWFGGGNEEEF from the exons ATGACAGCTGGTCTCAAAA ccgtcatccttctctcattCATCCTGGCCGCAGGTTTCCTGCTGGTCATCCTGTCGTGTGCGCTCTGGGCAAACTGGTTGCCCCTCCTTGTCG CCCTCACATTCATCCTCGCGCCGTTCCCCAACTGGATATGCTCTCGCTGCGCCTCGGCCGACGACCTTTCTCCAGAATTCAACTCTGCCTATATCGACTTTGGCCGCTTCCTCACCGGTATGCTTGTG ATGACCGGTCTTTCCCTCCCCTTGCTACTCACCCACTCTGCCTTGATCCAGCCCGCTGCTTGCTGGATGTCGATTGCGGGCGGTATGCTCGTCTACGGCACGATACTAGTCTACGCCGGATGGTTTGGAGGCGGTAACGAGGAAGAGTTTTAG
- a CDS encoding hypothetical protein (Match to ESTs gb|CF189021.1|CF189021, gb|CF187917.1|CF187917, gb|CF192959.1|CF192959; HMMPfam hit to GRIM-19, GRIM-19 protein, score: 61.0, E(): 3.1e-15): MSHGFRQDMPPPGGYETLRYKRNLPLKGPSGAVLFGGVFAICTLGFYRLGQGNVEKRELKREKAWSRINVVPLLLAEQDRDAYRRQQAALAREKEIMKDYPGWEAGKRTYNSSRYTPNTIVVL, from the exons ATGTCGCACGGATTCAGGCA GGACATGCCCCCGCCGGGGGGCTACGAGACCCTCAGGTACAAGCGCAACCTCCCCCTCAAGGGTCCCTCCGGCGCCGTCCTCTTCGGCGGCGTCTTTGCCATCTGCACCCTCGGCTTCTACAGGCTCGGCCAGGGCAACGTCGAGAAGCG TGAGCTCAAGCGCGAAAAGGCGTGGTCAAGGATCAACGTCGtcccgcttcttcttgccgagCAGGACAGGGATGCGTACAGGCGCCAGCAGGCCGCCCtggcgagggagaaggagattatGAAGGACTATCCCGGGTGGGAG GCTGGCAAGCGCACCTACAACAGCTCGAGATATACGCCAAACACCATCGTTGTTCTCTAG